The window ATTTTAATCGGTGCTATTTGTGTATTAATCGGTACTGCACGTTGGGCAATACATGGATTTATAGCACTCCCATATATCTGGTGGGGTATCGGTGCAGTGCTTATCATTTGTGGAATTGTAGTACCTATTATTTTACTCCCTGTATTTTTTATTTGGCTCAAACTTGCCGAAGCATTAAACTGGCTAATGACACGAATCCTATTACTTATTGTTTTCTACCTCATAATAACGC is drawn from Candidatus Hydrogenedens sp. and contains these coding sequences:
- a CDS encoding SxtJ family membrane protein translates to MAMKINYKDKKEQRKFGILIGAICVLIGTARWAIHGFIALPYIWWGIGAVLIICGIVVPIILLPVFFIWLKLAEALNWLMTRILLLIVFYLIITPIGLLFRLVKGDPLHRQWLPKDATYWEEVEVQPETKDEFLKQF